One genomic window of Azospirillum sp. TSH58 includes the following:
- the rsmD gene encoding 16S rRNA (guanine(966)-N(2))-methyltransferase RsmD — protein MRIVGGKHRGRRLAAPAGSDTRPTTDRTRESLFNILSHADWGPDGADLLEGAVVVDAFCGTGALGLEALSRGAAHASFLDMGRAALDAVRANVAALGEGANAAVLRADATRPPPPLRPCTLGFLDPPYSQDLAPRALAGLAKAGWLAPGAVLVVEVAGRDPLPLPPGFAELDERRYGDTRVQFLRYGSPQP, from the coding sequence GTGCGGATCGTCGGCGGTAAGCACCGCGGGCGGCGGCTGGCCGCCCCGGCGGGGAGCGACACGCGGCCGACCACCGACCGCACCCGCGAATCCCTGTTCAACATCCTGTCCCACGCCGACTGGGGGCCGGACGGCGCCGACCTGCTGGAGGGCGCCGTGGTCGTGGACGCCTTCTGCGGAACCGGCGCCCTGGGGCTGGAGGCGCTGTCCCGCGGCGCCGCCCACGCCAGCTTCCTCGACATGGGCCGGGCCGCCCTGGACGCGGTGCGGGCCAACGTCGCGGCGCTGGGGGAAGGGGCGAACGCCGCGGTCCTGCGCGCCGACGCCACCCGCCCGCCGCCGCCGCTCCGCCCCTGCACGCTGGGCTTTCTCGACCCGCCCTACAGCCAGGATCTGGCGCCGCGGGCGCTGGCCGGGCTGGCGAAGGCCGGCTGGCTGGCCCCCGGCGCCGTCCTGGTGGTCGAGGTCGCCGGGCGCGACCCGCTGCCCCTGCCGCCCGGCTTCGCGGAGCTGGACGAGCGCCGCTACGGCGACACCCGCGTCCAGTTCCTGCGCTACGGGTCGCCTCAGCCGTAG
- a CDS encoding pseudouridine synthase — MDTPDFEHSKAMPGAADADAGEPDAGERIAKRLARAGLCSRRDAERWITDGRVAVNGTTLDSPACVVRSGDVVQVDGKVIPEPEPARLWRYYKPSGLVTTARDEKGRTTVFERLPPDMPRVISVGRLDLTTEGLLLLTNDGELARFLELPATGWTRRYRVRVFGEVNEVKLAELAKGPTIEGVKYGPIEAVLDRIQGRNAWLTVSLKEGKNREIRKVMEALDLQVNRLIRVAYGPFQLGKLEESAVEEVPKRVVREQVSRFFTGADPAEEGKAKGKTSAAKAAARSESAGAEGAKGRPAAPAKASKPRDAKAGWAKAEPKAASDRRGPAKPSSGGFASGKPASGKPASARSDGKPAGKPGTLTLKGGKPGGGGKPGPKPRGAGSAGGASGGGGSGGGASGGRGPERTRADRRR, encoded by the coding sequence ATGGACACCCCCGATTTCGAACATTCCAAAGCCATGCCCGGCGCCGCCGATGCGGACGCGGGCGAGCCCGATGCCGGCGAGCGCATCGCCAAGCGGCTGGCGCGCGCGGGCCTGTGCTCGCGCCGCGACGCCGAGCGCTGGATCACCGACGGCCGCGTCGCCGTCAACGGCACGACCCTGGACAGCCCGGCCTGCGTCGTGCGGTCCGGCGACGTCGTGCAGGTGGACGGCAAGGTCATTCCCGAGCCGGAACCGGCGCGGCTGTGGCGCTATTACAAGCCGTCCGGGCTGGTCACCACCGCCCGCGACGAGAAGGGGCGCACCACCGTCTTCGAACGGCTGCCGCCGGACATGCCGCGCGTCATCTCGGTCGGACGGCTCGATCTGACGACCGAAGGCCTGCTGCTGCTGACCAACGACGGCGAACTGGCCCGCTTCCTGGAACTGCCGGCCACCGGCTGGACCCGCCGCTACCGCGTGCGCGTCTTCGGCGAGGTGAACGAGGTGAAGCTGGCCGAGCTGGCGAAGGGACCGACCATCGAGGGGGTGAAGTACGGTCCCATCGAAGCCGTTCTGGACCGCATCCAGGGCCGCAACGCCTGGCTGACCGTCAGCCTGAAGGAAGGCAAGAACCGCGAGATCCGCAAGGTGATGGAGGCCTTGGACCTTCAGGTGAACCGGCTGATCCGCGTCGCCTACGGCCCCTTCCAGCTCGGCAAGCTGGAGGAGAGCGCCGTCGAGGAGGTGCCGAAGCGCGTGGTGCGCGAGCAGGTGTCCCGGTTCTTCACCGGCGCCGATCCGGCGGAAGAGGGCAAGGCCAAGGGCAAGACCTCTGCCGCCAAGGCTGCCGCCAGGAGCGAGAGCGCCGGCGCCGAAGGCGCCAAGGGCCGCCCCGCCGCTCCGGCGAAGGCGTCCAAGCCGCGCGACGCCAAGGCCGGCTGGGCCAAGGCGGAGCCGAAGGCCGCGTCCGACCGGCGCGGTCCGGCCAAGCCGTCCTCGGGCGGATTCGCATCCGGAAAGCCCGCCTCCGGCAAGCCCGCGTCGGCCAGATCCGACGGGAAGCCGGCCGGCAAGCCCGGCACGCTGACGCTGAAGGGCGGAAAGCCCGGCGGCGGTGGGAAGCCAGGGCCGAAGCCGCGCGGGGCCGGTAGCGCCGGTGGAGCGTCCGGCGGTGGCGGGTCCGGCGGTGGGGCGTCGGGTGGCCGGGGGCCGGAGCGGACCCGTGCGGATCGTCGGCGGTAA
- a CDS encoding dodecin, producing MSNHVYKKVEIVGTAETSIDDAIRNGIERASRTLKNVDWFEVGEIRGHVSGGKVAHFQVVMKVGFRLEE from the coding sequence ATGAGCAACCATGTCTACAAGAAGGTGGAAATCGTCGGCACCGCCGAGACCTCCATCGACGACGCCATCCGCAACGGCATCGAGCGGGCGTCGAGGACACTGAAGAACGTGGATTGGTTCGAGGTGGGCGAAATCCGCGGCCACGTCAGCGGTGGAAAGGTCGCCCACTTCCAGGTGGTGATGAAGGTCGGCTTCCGCCTCGAAGAATAA
- a CDS encoding nucleoside deaminase — translation MDLAFQEAEAAAARGEVPVGAVLVDPATGAVLARAGNRTEELNDPTAHAEVLAIRAACAALGEPRLPGLDLYVTLEPCALCAAAISFARLRRVYFGAYDPKGGGVEHGPRFYHQPTCHHAPDVYGGIDETRAGDMLRAFFRGRR, via the coding sequence ATGGACCTCGCCTTCCAGGAGGCCGAAGCCGCCGCCGCCCGCGGGGAGGTGCCGGTGGGTGCCGTGCTGGTCGATCCGGCGACCGGCGCCGTGCTGGCCCGCGCCGGCAACCGGACCGAGGAGTTGAACGACCCCACCGCCCACGCCGAGGTGCTGGCGATCCGCGCCGCCTGCGCCGCACTCGGCGAGCCGCGCCTGCCGGGGCTGGATCTCTATGTGACCTTGGAGCCTTGCGCGCTGTGCGCGGCGGCGATCAGCTTCGCCCGGCTGCGGCGGGTCTATTTCGGCGCCTACGACCCCAAGGGCGGCGGGGTGGAACACGGCCCCCGCTTCTACCACCAGCCCACCTGCCACCACGCCCCGGACGTCTACGGCGGCATCGACGAGACGCGGGCGGGGGACATGCTGCGGGCGTTCTTCAGGGGGCGGCGGTAG
- a CDS encoding nucleotidyltransferase family protein, which translates to MATALQLPTGVSAEDLKVLASRYGASNLCVFGSRATGKARPDSDLDLLVELEPGRDLFGLIELKHALEERTGVAVDVVTERGLSPYIRDGILQSARFL; encoded by the coding sequence ATGGCGACGGCGCTCCAATTGCCGACTGGTGTGTCAGCCGAGGATCTCAAGGTTTTGGCTTCCCGCTACGGAGCCAGCAACCTGTGCGTCTTCGGCTCCCGTGCCACGGGGAAGGCACGGCCCGACAGCGATCTGGACCTTCTGGTGGAGTTGGAACCGGGGCGGGACCTGTTCGGCCTGATCGAGTTGAAGCACGCTCTGGAAGAACGGACCGGCGTTGCCGTCGATGTGGTGACGGAGCGTGGCTTGTCGCCTTACATACGCGACGGGATTCTTCAGTCGGCGCGATTCCTGTGA
- the purD gene encoding phosphoribosylamine--glycine ligase, with protein MKVLVVGSGGREHALCWAIQNSPLCDTLYCAPGNAGIADVAECVAIGAEDVDALVRFAQDKAIDFVVVGPEGPLVLGLVDKLTALGIKAFGPSAAAAELEGSKGFMKDILAKYGVPTAAYGRFKDVEAAKDFVRKNGAPIVVKADGLAAGKGVTVARTEEEAFAAIDEALVDGRFGAAGAEVVVEEFLDGEEVSFFALCDGESALPLASAQDHKAVGDGDTGPNTGGMGAYSPAPALTPDLQARVMREIVEPTVKGMAAEGRPFKGVLFAGLMIGKDADGKPVPKTLEFNVRFGDPECQTLMMRLKSDVLAALIAAADGQLRNIDLRWHDETALCVVMAANGYPGDYVKNTEIKGFDAANAVEGVTVFHAGTKLADGGRVLSTGGRVLGVTAKAPTVAEAQKRAYQGVDALDWPDGFCRRDIGWRAVGR; from the coding sequence ATGAAAGTCCTGGTGGTCGGGTCGGGTGGGCGCGAGCATGCGCTGTGCTGGGCCATTCAGAACTCGCCGCTGTGCGACACGCTCTACTGCGCGCCGGGCAACGCCGGCATCGCGGACGTCGCCGAATGCGTCGCCATCGGCGCGGAGGATGTGGACGCCCTGGTCCGCTTCGCCCAGGACAAGGCCATCGACTTCGTGGTCGTCGGGCCGGAGGGGCCGCTGGTGCTCGGCCTCGTCGACAAGCTGACCGCCCTCGGCATCAAGGCCTTCGGCCCCAGTGCCGCGGCGGCGGAGCTTGAGGGCTCCAAGGGCTTCATGAAGGACATCCTGGCCAAGTACGGCGTGCCGACCGCCGCCTACGGCCGCTTCAAGGACGTCGAGGCCGCCAAGGACTTCGTGCGCAAGAACGGCGCCCCCATCGTGGTCAAGGCCGACGGTCTGGCCGCCGGCAAGGGCGTGACCGTCGCCCGCACCGAGGAGGAGGCCTTCGCCGCCATCGACGAGGCCCTGGTCGATGGCCGCTTCGGCGCCGCCGGGGCCGAGGTGGTGGTCGAGGAGTTCCTGGACGGCGAGGAGGTCAGCTTCTTCGCGCTGTGCGACGGCGAGTCGGCCCTGCCGCTGGCCTCGGCCCAGGATCACAAGGCGGTGGGCGACGGCGACACCGGCCCGAACACCGGCGGCATGGGCGCCTACTCCCCGGCCCCGGCGCTGACACCGGACCTCCAGGCCCGCGTGATGCGCGAGATCGTCGAGCCGACGGTCAAGGGCATGGCGGCGGAGGGCCGTCCCTTCAAGGGCGTGCTGTTCGCCGGCCTGATGATCGGCAAGGACGCGGACGGCAAGCCGGTGCCGAAGACCCTGGAGTTCAACGTCCGCTTCGGCGACCCGGAATGCCAGACGCTGATGATGCGCCTGAAGTCTGACGTGCTGGCCGCCCTGATCGCGGCGGCGGACGGCCAGTTGAGGAACATCGACCTGCGCTGGCACGACGAGACGGCGCTGTGCGTCGTCATGGCGGCGAACGGCTACCCTGGCGATTACGTGAAGAACACGGAGATCAAGGGCTTCGACGCCGCCAACGCGGTGGAGGGCGTGACCGTCTTCCACGCCGGCACGAAGCTGGCGGACGGTGGCCGGGTGCTGTCCACCGGCGGGCGTGTGCTGGGCGTGACCGCCAAGGCCCCGACCGTGGCCGAGGCGCAGAAGCGCGCCTATCAGGGTGTGGACGCGCTGGACTGGCCGGACGGCTTCTGCCGCCGCGACATCGGCTGGCGGGCGGTGGGGCGCTGA
- the xseA gene encoding exodeoxyribonuclease VII large subunit: MTSPLIAPEPRPGSNLPEFSVGDLARRLKRSIEDEFGFVRVRGEISQPKRHSSGHCYLRLKDDTAVIEAVCWRGTASKLAVQPAEGLEVIVTGRMTTYPGRSQYQLIIESMELAGEGALLKMLEERKKRLAAEGLFDAGRKKPIPFLPDVIGVVTSPTGAVIRDILHRLHDRFPRRVLLWPVAVQGERAAAEVTAAIEGFNRIPPGGPVPRPDLLIVARGGGSLEDLMAFNEENVVRAAAASRIPLISAVGHETDTTLIDFASDRRAPTPTAAAEMAVPVRAELLAQVLDDERRMVGAATRLLAERRTRVEGLARGLGDPRALLESHAQRLDDRAERLALAAASLLDRRRTRLNELGAALRHPREKLAEAGQRLASESRALDGALRHAVVAARGQYERVSGRLTLGPIRVKFGDGSRRLSDLTPRLNRSYGKAVEERAAKLAAVGQLLESYSYKGVLERGFALVQSGDGKPLTRAAQATPGLAVSLVFADGQAAATVDGGPRTDAPPPAAPEPKPRSARPKAEPKKPNRPPTQGSLF; encoded by the coding sequence ATGACCTCTCCGCTGATCGCCCCCGAGCCGCGCCCCGGCTCGAACCTGCCGGAATTCTCGGTGGGCGACCTCGCCCGGCGCCTGAAGCGCAGCATCGAGGACGAGTTCGGCTTCGTCCGCGTGCGCGGCGAGATCTCCCAGCCCAAGCGCCACAGCTCCGGCCACTGCTACCTCCGCCTGAAGGACGACACGGCGGTGATCGAGGCGGTGTGCTGGCGCGGCACCGCGTCGAAGCTGGCCGTCCAGCCGGCGGAGGGGCTGGAGGTCATCGTCACCGGGCGCATGACCACCTACCCCGGACGCTCGCAATACCAGCTCATCATCGAGTCGATGGAGCTGGCCGGCGAGGGCGCCCTCCTGAAGATGCTGGAGGAGCGCAAGAAGCGCCTCGCGGCGGAGGGGCTGTTCGACGCCGGGCGCAAGAAGCCCATCCCCTTCCTGCCCGACGTGATCGGCGTCGTCACCTCCCCCACCGGGGCGGTCATCCGCGACATCCTGCACCGGCTGCACGACCGCTTCCCGCGCCGGGTCCTGCTCTGGCCGGTGGCCGTGCAGGGGGAGCGGGCGGCGGCGGAGGTCACCGCGGCGATCGAGGGCTTCAACCGCATCCCGCCGGGCGGCCCGGTGCCGCGCCCGGACCTGCTGATCGTGGCGCGCGGCGGCGGCTCGCTGGAAGACCTGATGGCCTTCAACGAGGAGAATGTCGTCCGCGCGGCGGCGGCCAGCCGCATCCCGCTGATCTCCGCGGTCGGGCACGAGACCGACACCACCCTGATCGACTTCGCGTCCGACCGCCGCGCGCCCACCCCCACGGCGGCGGCGGAGATGGCCGTTCCGGTGCGGGCGGAGCTGCTGGCCCAGGTGCTGGACGACGAGCGGCGCATGGTCGGCGCCGCCACCCGCCTGCTGGCCGAGCGGCGGACGCGGGTGGAGGGGCTGGCCCGCGGCCTCGGCGATCCCCGCGCCCTTCTGGAAAGCCACGCCCAGCGGCTGGACGACCGGGCGGAGCGGCTGGCGCTGGCCGCCGCCTCGCTCCTCGACCGCCGCCGCACCCGCCTGAACGAGCTGGGCGCGGCGCTGCGCCACCCGCGCGAGAAGCTGGCCGAGGCCGGGCAGCGGCTGGCGTCGGAGTCCCGTGCGCTCGACGGCGCGCTGCGCCACGCCGTCGTCGCCGCGCGCGGCCAGTATGAGCGGGTGAGCGGACGGCTGACGCTCGGCCCGATCCGGGTGAAGTTCGGCGACGGCAGCCGGCGCCTGTCCGACCTGACGCCGCGGCTCAACCGCAGCTACGGCAAGGCGGTGGAGGAGCGCGCGGCGAAGCTGGCGGCGGTGGGGCAGCTCCTGGAAAGCTATTCCTACAAGGGCGTCCTGGAGCGCGGCTTCGCCCTGGTGCAGTCCGGCGACGGCAAGCCGTTGACCAGGGCCGCCCAGGCCACGCCGGGTCTGGCGGTTTCGCTGGTCTTCGCCGACGGCCAAGCCGCCGCGACGGTGGACGGTGGGCCGCGGACCGATGCTCCGCCCCCCGCCGCGCCGGAGCCGAAGCCCAGGAGCGCCAGACCGAAGGCGGAGCCGAAGAAGCCGAACCGCCCGCCGACCCAGGGGAGCCTGTTCTGA
- the pyrC gene encoding dihydroorotase, producing the protein MPTDRLVLRRPDDWHVHLRDGAMLKAVLSFTAHQFGRAIIMPNLKPPVTRTADAVAYRERIMAALPAGHAFTPLMTAYLTDGTDADDLAQGFEDGVFAAAKLYPANATTNSAHGVTDLGKIAPVLERMAEIGMPLLIHGEVTDAHVDIFDREAVFLERTLGPLLERYAALRVVLEHATTAEAVAFVREHAASGRVGATITAHHLLINRSHLFAGGIRPHLYCLPIAKRETHRVALVEAATSGEGPFFLGTDTAPHTVTAKESACGCAGCFTAANAMELYAEAFEEAGALDKLEAFASLNGPRFYGLPANEDKVVLERTPSTAPDIVLTADGEAVLPFRSGETTRWTFAGAA; encoded by the coding sequence ATGCCCACCGACCGTCTCGTCCTCCGCCGTCCCGACGACTGGCATGTGCACCTGCGCGACGGCGCCATGCTGAAGGCGGTGCTGTCCTTCACCGCCCACCAGTTCGGCCGGGCCATCATCATGCCGAACCTGAAGCCGCCGGTGACCCGCACGGCTGACGCCGTGGCCTACCGGGAGCGCATCATGGCCGCCCTGCCGGCGGGTCACGCCTTCACGCCGCTGATGACCGCCTATCTGACCGACGGCACCGACGCCGACGATCTGGCCCAGGGCTTCGAGGACGGCGTGTTCGCCGCCGCCAAGCTCTACCCGGCCAACGCCACCACCAACAGCGCCCACGGCGTGACCGATCTCGGCAAGATCGCCCCGGTGCTGGAGCGCATGGCGGAGATCGGCATGCCGCTGCTGATCCATGGCGAGGTGACCGACGCCCATGTCGACATCTTCGACCGCGAGGCGGTGTTCCTGGAGCGCACCCTCGGCCCGCTGCTGGAGCGCTACGCGGCGCTGCGCGTGGTGCTGGAGCACGCGACCACCGCGGAGGCCGTGGCCTTCGTGCGCGAGCACGCCGCTTCCGGCCGGGTGGGGGCGACCATCACGGCGCACCACCTGCTGATCAACCGCAGCCACCTGTTCGCCGGCGGCATCCGCCCACACCTCTACTGCCTGCCCATCGCCAAGCGCGAGACGCACCGCGTGGCTTTGGTCGAGGCCGCGACCTCGGGCGAGGGGCCGTTCTTCCTGGGCACCGACACCGCCCCGCACACGGTGACCGCGAAGGAGAGCGCCTGCGGCTGCGCCGGCTGCTTCACCGCCGCCAACGCCATGGAACTCTACGCCGAAGCCTTCGAAGAGGCGGGGGCCCTGGACAAGCTGGAAGCCTTCGCCAGCCTGAACGGCCCGCGCTTCTACGGCCTGCCGGCCAACGAGGACAAGGTGGTGCTGGAGCGCACGCCGTCCACGGCGCCGGACATCGTGCTGACCGCCGACGGTGAGGCCGTGCTGCCCTTCCGCAGCGGCGAGACGACGCGCTGGACCTTCGCCGGGGCGGCTTGA
- the hisS gene encoding histidine--tRNA ligase, whose protein sequence is MSLITPRTPPGTMELLPRQQVAFQRLLDTIRRGYERFGFVPVETPVFETVDTLLTKSGGETEKQVYFVQSTGALQQGNKPDIALRFDLTVPLARYVAEHERDLAFPFRRYQIQRVYRGERAQRGRFREFYQCDIDVIGKDSLSAHYDAEIPAVIYHVFKELDFGGFTINVNNRKVLLGLLDGLGVDDAEKRVLVLREIDKLDKIGRDKVRDSLTGLGMTADAAETILSLIDAKGTNEETLAALAALGIENETFRQGVAELTTVIEGLKSLQVPDGVVRINLAIARGLDYYTGTVYETFLNDHPGIGSVCSGGRYDNLASHYTKSKLPGVGISIGATRLFYQLMEAGIIKDGGATAQVLVTQMDPTLSADYYGLATALRAAGINTEIQLDGGKLAKQMKYADKAGIPLVVLMGSDEKARGTATLKHLVKGEQVEVPLADLAAKAKELLGA, encoded by the coding sequence ATGAGCCTGATCACCCCCCGCACCCCGCCCGGAACGATGGAGCTGCTGCCGCGCCAGCAGGTGGCCTTCCAGCGTCTTCTCGACACCATCCGCCGCGGTTACGAGCGGTTCGGCTTCGTGCCGGTGGAAACCCCGGTGTTCGAGACGGTGGACACCCTGCTGACCAAGTCCGGCGGCGAGACCGAGAAGCAGGTCTATTTCGTGCAGTCCACCGGCGCCCTCCAGCAGGGGAACAAGCCGGACATCGCGCTGCGCTTCGACCTGACCGTGCCGCTCGCCCGCTATGTGGCGGAGCATGAGCGCGACCTCGCCTTCCCCTTCCGCCGCTACCAGATCCAGCGCGTCTACCGCGGGGAGCGGGCGCAGCGCGGGCGCTTCCGCGAATTCTACCAGTGCGACATCGACGTGATCGGCAAGGACAGCCTGTCCGCCCATTACGACGCGGAGATCCCGGCGGTCATCTACCACGTCTTCAAGGAACTGGACTTCGGCGGCTTCACCATCAACGTGAACAACCGCAAGGTCCTGCTCGGCCTGCTCGACGGGCTGGGCGTGGACGACGCGGAGAAGCGCGTCCTGGTCCTGCGCGAGATCGACAAGCTGGACAAGATCGGCCGCGACAAGGTGCGCGACAGCCTGACCGGCCTCGGCATGACCGCCGACGCCGCGGAGACGATCCTGTCCCTGATCGACGCCAAGGGCACGAACGAGGAGACGCTCGCCGCCCTCGCCGCGCTGGGCATCGAGAACGAGACCTTCCGCCAGGGCGTCGCGGAGCTGACCACCGTCATCGAGGGGCTGAAGTCTCTCCAGGTGCCGGACGGCGTGGTGCGCATCAACCTCGCCATCGCGCGCGGCCTCGACTACTACACCGGCACGGTCTACGAGACCTTCCTGAACGACCATCCGGGGATCGGCAGCGTGTGCTCCGGCGGGCGCTACGACAACCTCGCCAGCCACTACACCAAGTCGAAGCTGCCGGGGGTCGGCATCTCCATCGGCGCGACGCGGCTGTTCTACCAGCTAATGGAGGCCGGCATCATCAAGGACGGCGGGGCGACTGCCCAGGTCCTGGTGACGCAGATGGACCCGACGCTGTCCGCCGACTATTACGGTCTGGCGACGGCGCTGCGGGCGGCGGGCATCAACACGGAAATCCAGCTCGACGGCGGCAAGCTCGCCAAGCAGATGAAATACGCCGACAAGGCGGGCATCCCGCTGGTCGTCCTGATGGGCTCCGACGAGAAGGCCCGCGGCACGGCGACGCTGAAGCATCTGGTGAAGGGCGAGCAGGTCGAAGTCCCGCTGGCCGACCTCGCCGCCAAGGCGAAGGAACTGCTGGGGGCCTGA
- a CDS encoding tetratricopeptide repeat protein, giving the protein MATVAEALNLALDHHLSGRLEEARQLYGRILAVDPDNPHALHFGGLLAAQTGAVADGVAMIRKAAARLPLAADIQGNLGKALMALGTPDGAAQAAAAFRTVLALQPDGAGDWFALGGALTEAGDGSAAHRALNRALTASAATDSEPLAEAFERAGLRLYAAADWAGATDAFRKARRLAPQRAEAHRMLGAALAQTGDPEGAVEALTEALRLDPTLAEAQTNLVHLLVTLGRFDEAERAGRRAAALDPGNADAYGNMVPLLEQTVRVAEALRQCGRAARIAPERAAFHRNRLSLLLHEGRRDEAIAAGREAIRLAPADAEAHLALAVALLASGRLREGWEEFEWRWETRQLDPVHRSFPQPQWTGAEDVASRTVLLYAEQGLGDTLQFVRYAPLLAGRGARVIVGCSPALVRLMERVDGVSAAVAWGGALPAFDLHIPMMSLPRAFGTDLDSIPAAVPYLRADPADVAAWRERTPADGRPRVGLVWAGSPRTVRGVASPIDRRRSLPLAALAPLAEVPGVRFVSLQMGPGAAQLAEAPAGMDIADPMGGVRDFADTAALAETLDLVITVDTSVCHLAGGLGRPTWTLSRADACWRWLGNREVNPWYPTMRVFGQHRSGDWSGVVARLRAALTDFVAAHGRTS; this is encoded by the coding sequence ATGGCCACCGTCGCCGAAGCCCTGAACCTCGCGCTCGACCATCACCTGTCCGGGCGGCTGGAGGAGGCGCGGCAGCTCTACGGCCGCATCCTGGCGGTGGACCCGGACAACCCCCACGCCCTGCATTTCGGCGGGCTGCTGGCGGCCCAGACCGGCGCGGTGGCGGACGGGGTGGCGATGATCCGCAAGGCGGCGGCCCGGCTGCCGCTCGCCGCCGACATCCAGGGCAACCTCGGCAAGGCGCTGATGGCGCTGGGCACGCCGGACGGGGCGGCGCAGGCCGCCGCCGCCTTCCGCACCGTCCTCGCCCTGCAACCCGACGGCGCGGGTGACTGGTTCGCCCTGGGCGGCGCCCTGACCGAAGCCGGCGACGGTTCCGCCGCCCACCGCGCCCTGAACCGCGCCCTGACGGCCAGCGCCGCCACCGACAGCGAGCCGCTCGCCGAGGCCTTCGAGCGGGCGGGCCTGCGGCTCTACGCCGCCGCCGACTGGGCGGGCGCCACCGACGCCTTCCGCAAGGCCCGCCGCCTCGCCCCGCAGCGGGCCGAGGCGCACCGCATGCTCGGCGCCGCGCTGGCCCAGACGGGCGACCCGGAGGGCGCCGTGGAAGCGCTGACCGAGGCGCTGCGGCTCGATCCCACGCTGGCCGAAGCGCAGACCAACCTCGTCCATCTCCTGGTCACGCTGGGCCGCTTCGACGAGGCGGAGCGGGCCGGGCGCCGGGCGGCGGCGCTGGACCCCGGCAACGCCGACGCCTACGGCAACATGGTGCCGCTGCTGGAGCAGACCGTCCGCGTCGCGGAGGCGCTGCGCCAGTGCGGGCGCGCGGCGCGCATCGCCCCGGAGCGGGCCGCCTTCCACCGCAACCGCCTGTCCCTGCTGCTGCACGAGGGCCGCCGCGACGAGGCCATCGCCGCCGGGCGGGAGGCCATCCGCCTCGCCCCCGCCGACGCCGAGGCCCATCTGGCGCTCGCCGTCGCCCTGCTCGCCTCCGGCCGCCTGCGCGAGGGGTGGGAGGAGTTCGAATGGCGGTGGGAGACCCGGCAGCTCGACCCCGTGCACCGCAGCTTCCCCCAGCCGCAATGGACGGGGGCGGAGGATGTGGCGAGCCGGACCGTCCTGCTCTACGCCGAACAGGGGCTCGGCGACACCCTGCAGTTCGTCCGCTACGCGCCGCTGCTGGCCGGGCGGGGCGCGCGGGTGATCGTCGGCTGCTCGCCCGCCCTGGTCCGGCTGATGGAGCGGGTGGACGGTGTGTCCGCCGCCGTCGCCTGGGGTGGCGCGCTTCCCGCCTTCGACCTGCACATCCCGATGATGAGCCTGCCCCGCGCCTTCGGGACCGATCTGGACAGCATCCCGGCCGCGGTGCCCTATCTGCGCGCCGATCCCGCCGACGTCGCGGCGTGGCGTGAACGGACACCGGCGGACGGGCGTCCGCGCGTCGGGCTGGTCTGGGCGGGGTCGCCGCGCACGGTGCGCGGGGTGGCGAGCCCGATCGACCGGCGGCGCAGCCTGCCGCTGGCCGCCCTGGCCCCTCTGGCCGAGGTGCCGGGGGTGCGCTTCGTCAGCCTGCAGATGGGGCCGGGCGCGGCGCAGCTGGCCGAGGCCCCGGCGGGGATGGACATCGCCGACCCCATGGGCGGCGTCCGCGACTTCGCCGACACGGCGGCGCTGGCCGAGACGCTGGACCTCGTCATCACGGTGGACACCTCCGTCTGCCACCTCGCGGGCGGGCTGGGGCGGCCGACCTGGACGCTGTCGCGCGCCGACGCCTGCTGGCGCTGGCTGGGCAACCGCGAGGTCAATCCCTGGTATCCGACCATGCGGGTGTTCGGCCAGCACCGCTCCGGCGACTGGTCCGGCGTGGTCGCCCGCCTGCGCGCGGCGTTAACGGATTTCGTGGCGGCGCACGGCCGCACTTCTTAA